The Flavivirga eckloniae genomic interval TGGGTGGTGTTGGTTTCCTGCACAGGTGCATTTTCATCTACCCATACATCGCCTTCAGGAGCCTTAGGATTAGCTGGTGTTGTGCCTTGTAGTGTTAACACATAACTAGATACTTGTGCTATTTGCAACGGCTTTAATTGTTGTTTCCAGGCGATCATACCCTTACCAGAACGACCTCCTTCGGATACGGTTCTAAAAACATTTTTTATACCACCGCCTAAAATCCAGTTTTGGTCTGTTAAATTTGGACCAATACCACCACCACCGTCTGCCATATGACAGGCCACACATGTCGTTTCGAAAATTTTCTTACCTGCGTTTAAATCTGCTGCATCGGTAAGCATAGTAACGGTGTTAATATCAACTAAATCTTTAGCTGTTTTTTTATAAGCTTCAATAGCTTCTCTGGCTTCGGCTAATTCGGTTTCTAATTCATCAAATTGGTTATCTCCATTAAAAACGTGGTACTTAAATAAATAAATAACAGCAAAAATAATTGAGATGTAAAAGCCGTACAGCCACCATGGTGGTAAGTTATTATCTAACTCTTTTATACCATCGTAATTATGATCCAATATAATTTCGCCTTCTTCTTCAAGAGGCTTTTGTCCCAGAAGCTTTTTGTAAATGTTACTTAGCCAGGTAAACTGGTATTGTTTTTCCTTTTCTGCTAAAAAACGTGCTTTGGCTTCTTCGTCTAATTTATGAATCATAATGTTTTCCAATGCTGCAACAATAGCTTCAATGGCTATTAAAATTAGCAGTACTAAGAAAAGGAAAAGTAGAACTATTGGATATTCTATAAATGCAGGTTTATCTCCTGAATCTACGAAGAACTCTACAACTCCGAAGATGAAAAAGAATGCTATAGGAACTCTTATCCAAGATGGGATTAATTTTCTCATGATATATCGTCGTTTTGGTTGTCTAAAGGAATGTTGCTTACGGTATTTATGTAGTCTTTTTTAGCTGTAATAACCCACCAAAAAAGTGCTACAAAAAATATAAAAAAGATGAGTAGTGAGATGATTGGATATATTTCCACATCTGAGATACTCTCCATATGATTTTTTACAAATTTTAACATGTTATCTGTTTTTTTTGATGATTAATTCTGAGCCGTTTCTACTTTAATATCGGTTCCTAAACGTTGTAAATATGCAATAAGAGCAACAATCTCTCTGTTTTTCATTTCAACGAAGTTTTCACCGTTTTCTGAAGCGTATTTTTTATCTGCTTCGTAGGTCTCTGCAAAATCTGGGTCTGTATAAAGGTTCTTTTCTATTTGAGTTCCTTGTTCCAACATATTTTGTTGTGCAGTGGTTATGTCTTCTTCGGTATAAGGAACACCTAAAGACACCATGGTTCGCATTTTAGCTTCGGTTTGCGATTTATCTAACTCACTGGATGGTCCTGTGATTAACCATGGATAACGCGGCATGATCGATCCTGATGATGTACTTTGTGGGTCGTACATGTGATTAAAGTGCCAGTTATCTGAATATTTACCACCTAACCTATGTAAGTCTGGTCCGGTACGTTTACTTCCCCAAAGGAATGGATGATCGTAAACATATTCTCCGGCTTTCGAGTATTCGCCGTAGCGTTCTACTTCACTTCTAAAAGGACGAATCATTTGTGAATGACAGCCTACACAACCTTCACGGATGTAAATATCTCGTCCTTCTAATTCGAGCGGCGTATATGGTTTTACGCTTGCTATGGTTGGAATATTGGATTTAACCATTATAGTCGGTACAATCTGCACGACACCACCAATTAAAATAGCAATCGTAGCTAAAATGGTTAATTGAATTGGTCTGCGTTCTAACCAAGTGTGCCATCCTTCGCTTGCTGTACGTTTTTTAGTTACACGCTCTAATGCAGGCGCTTCTGCTAATTCGTTTTCAACTTTACTACCTTGTTTAATGGTTACAATAACATTGTAAACCATAATGAGCATACCTATAATGAAAAGTGTTCCTCCAATGGCACGCATCCAATACATAGGCATAATTTCCGTAACAGTTTCTAAAAAGTTACCATAGGTTAGTGTACCATCTGGGTTAAACTGTTTCCACATACTTGCTTGTGTGAATCCTGCAACGTACATAGGTAAGGCATACATTATAATTCCAAGTGTGCCAACCCAAAAGTGAAGGTTTGCTAACCCAACTGAAAATAGTTTTGTTTTAAATAACTTAGGTACTAAATAATAAATCATACCAAACGTTAAAAACCCGTTCCATGCCAAGGCTCCTACGTGTACGTGAGCGATAATCCAATCGGTAAAGTGGGCAATGGCATTAACGTTTTTAAGTGATAGGGTAGGCCCTTCAAAGGTTGCCATACCGTAACCTGTAATGGCTACAACCATGAATTTTAAAACAGGGTCTGTACGTACTTTATCCCAGGCTCCTCGTAAAGTTAAAAGTCCGTTTATCATACCTCCCCAAGAAGGCATTAATAGCATTACAGAAAACGCTACACCTAAGTTTTGAGCCCATTCTGGTAATGCTGTATATAGTAAATGGTGAGGTCCTGCCCAGATATATATAAAGATCAACGACCAGAAGTGGACGATCGATAGTCTATAAGAGTAAACAGGTCTGTTAGCGGCTTTAGGAACAAAATAATACATTAACCCTAAGAATGGTGTGGTTAAAAAGAAAGCCACGGCATTGTGTCCGTACCACCATTGTACCAGAGCATCCTGAACCCCGGCATAGACCGAGTAACTTTTTAAGGCACTAACCGGTAATTCTAAACTATTAAATATATGAAGTACAGCAACAGTAACAAACGTGGCTATATAAAACCAAATAGCAACATATAAATGGCGCTGTCTTCTTTTTAGAATGGTACCTATTAAATTCCAACCGAATACGACCCATACAATTGCAATAGCAATATCAAAAGGCCATTCTAGTTCGGCATATTCTTTTGATGTTGTATAACCTAAAGGTAGCGTAATTGCAGCACCTACAATAATAAGTTGCCATCCCCAAAAGTTAATTTTGCTTAAGGTGTCATTAAACATTCTCGCCTTTAGTAAACGTTGCGTAGAGTAGTAAACTCCCGCAAAAATGGCATTACCAACAAAAGCAAAAATAACGGCATTGGTGTGTAATGGTCTTAATCGACCAAAGCTTAGCCATGAAATACCGTCGGTTAGATTAGGGAATAAAAACATAAATGCCAGTAGCAGTCCTACCAACATACCCACAACGCCCCAAAGCATGGTGGCGTATAAGAAATTTTTAACGATTTTATTATCGTAATGAAATTGCTGCATTTCCATAATTTATTAGTTATTAATCTTTTTTGGTTAGTATCGTTTTTTCGGAATTTTCTTTTATAAGTTCATCTTCAAATAACATTCTTACGGAAGGCGTATAGCTATCGTCATACTGTCCTTTCTTTACTGCCATGATAAAGGCTATAAAAAAAACCACAGCTACAATTATACTTATAGCTAATAAAATATATATAACACTCATACCTACTTGAAGTTATGGTTCAAAAATACTTTTATGTCTTTTTTTAAAATATGATTTTTATCATGTTTTACAGAATACTTTTTAGCCACGAATACACGGATGATCAAATATCAGCACATTTCTGTGAAAGCTTTACGAGTCACCGTGTAACAATTTTAAAGCATAATTATTCGTGTAATAGAGCATATTTACTCTAGTTTTCTACCTAAAATATTTGTTGTTACTGTTGTAAATGCCACGATACTAATTGAACTGAGTGGCATTAATATGGCTGCTACAACTGGTGCCAATTGCCCGGTTACAGCAAAATAAAGTCCGATAATGTTGTATATGAAAGAGAGTAAAAAACTCCATTTTATAATGTTTATAGCGGATTTAGATATTTTTATGTAATTGTATAATTGATTGAATTTGGAGGCGTCTAAAATAGCATCGCAGGCCGGTGAGAAAACATTCACGTTTTCTGAGATGGCTATACCAACGTTACTTTGTGCTAATGCACCAGCGTCATTTAATCCGTCGCCAACCATTAATATATTGGCCCCCTCGTTTTGGTGGTATTTTATGTATTCCAGTTTGTCTTCGGGCTTTTGGTTGAAAAGTAACTTGGTTTTTGTGGGAAGTAGTTTTGTTAAGTTCTCTTTTTCGCCGGCATTGTCTCCGGAAAGAATTACTAAATCATACTCTTTTTTAAGGGTATTGAATAGTAGAGAGATTCCCTGTCTGTAGGCGTTGTAGAACGTAAATTTACCTTTGTATATGTTATTGGTGCTAACATGAACGGCTGTGTTTAATGTAGCTGTGTCGTTTGCCAGACCAACAAAAGGCGCTGATCCTATTTTTATATTATGGTCTTTATATTTTGCTTCAATACCTTTTCCTAAAAACTCTTCATAAGTATCTAAAGTATGAATATCGTGCTTGTCTAAGATATTATAAAGTGATCTGCTTAACGGGTGATTAGATCCTCGTAATGTGCTCTTTAATAAGTTTTCTTCGGCTAAAGAAAGTGTTGTGCCTTCATAATTTATTGAAGTTTCTTTGTTAGCAGTTATGGTGCCAGTTTTATCAAAGATGACCGTATTTATTTTAGCCAACTGCTCAATAACGCTGGCGTTTTTTAAATAGAACTTTTTCTTTCCTAAAATACGTAATATGTTTCCGAAAGTAAAAGGAGCAGACAAAGCAATAGCGCAGGGGCATGCAATAATTAGTACAGAGGTAAAAACATTTAATGCTTTACTTGAATCTGTTAACAACCAAAAAGAGGTAGCCAATAGTGCTATTACTAAAATGGTAACCGTGAAACGTTTACTAATACTATTGGTAATGTTTGTAAATGATAATTCTTTGTCTTTTTTAAAAACATCGTTGCTCCAAAGCTGTGTTAAATAACTTTGTTCTACCGATTTTAATACATCTACTTCTATGCTGCCGTCTAATTGTTTTCCTCCTGCAAAAAGTTTATCTCCTGATTGTTTTGATACTATTTTAGATTCGCCTGTTACAAAACTATAATCAATGCGAGCCCTTCCTTTTATTAAAATACAGTCCACAGGAATAAGCTCTTCATTTCTAATGAGTAATCGATTGCCTTTTTCGATGTCGTATACCTGTATAGGTTCTTCTGTTCCTTCGTTTGTTATTTTTGTGATGCCTATAGGGAAATACGATTTGTAATCACGTTCAAAAGATAAAAACGTATATGTTTTTTGTTGAAAAAATTTCCCTAGTAATAGAAAGAATATAAGTCCTGTTAAACTATCGAAAAAGCCGGAACCGGCATCAAAAATTATTTCTGTAGAACTTCTTATAAACAAGACTAAAACTCCTAAAGCGATAGGAACATCTATGTTTAAGATTTTAGACCGAAGCCCTTTAAAGGCAGAAATAAAATAATCTTGTGCAGAATAAAGCACTACAGGCAGAGAAAAGAAAAACATAAGCCATCTAAATAAATGTTTGTACTTTTCTATCCAAAACCCATCTACTTGAAAGTATTCTGGAAATGATAAAAACATAACATTTCCGAAGGCAAAACCAGCAATTCCCAGCTTGTATATTAAAGAACGGTCAATGTGTTTTTTGCCAACGGTATAATCGTCTAGACTTATAAAAGGTTCGTAACCAATACTACTCAATAAAGTTACCAGATTCTTTAGTGTAAGGGATTCACTGTTATAGGTAACCCGCACATTTTTTTTGCCAAAATTAACAATGGATGAGTTAACCGATGGATTTAATTTGTTTAAATTTTCAAGAATCCAGATGCACGAACTACAATGTATATGCGGAATGTACAAGGTAACGATTTGTGTATCGTCATTATTAAATTCCAGCAGTTGTTCAACAATTTTAATATTATCTAAAAAGTTGTATTTACCCTCTATATCCTTAGGAGTTGCACCGGGTGCTTGTTGTAAATCGTAATAACAGGTTAAATCGTTTACAGAAAAAATTTCGTAAACAGTTTTACAACCATTACAACAAAATGATTTATCATCAAATGTAATTGTAGAGGACGTTGCATCTAACCCACAATGAAAACATGTGTTGTTGTCCATTCCTATTTTTGCTCATTTATACCTAGTACAAAGGTTATAAGTTAATGGCTATTTTAATATGATAATTGTCATGTTTTCTTTATTTTTACATCATGAGCAATTAAATATTATGGGTAAGTGTGAATCTTGTATTATAAAGCAGTTCAATTCTCTTAAATCTCTGACTAAGGATGAGTTGGTAAGAATTTCAAACTGCAAAACATCGTATACAATAAAAAAAGGAACGGTTATTTTTGAAGAGGGAGATGCTGTAAATGGCGTTTATTGTGTTAAGGATGGTATCTGTAAGCTGTCTAAATTAAGTGAAAACGGTAAAGATCAAATTGTAAAAATGGTTGTTAAGGGCCAATTACTAGGTCAGCGTTCTCTGGTTAGCGACGAAAATTCCAATTTACAAGCTACAGCTTTAAACGATATGGAAGTCTGTTTTATTCCTAAACATGAAATCATGGCCGATCTTCAAAAGAATCCTAAGTTTTCCTTTGATGTATTAAAGGATATGGCTCATGATTTAAGAGAAGCGGACGATATTATTGTTAACATGGCTCAGAAATCTGTTAGACAACGTTTGGCTGAGGCATTAATTTATATACATGATAGTTTTGGAGTTAATCCAGATGGTACACTTAGTGTATTGTTGTCTCGAGAAGATTTTGCTAATATCGTTGGTACGGCAACAGAGTCTGCCATAAGAGTTTTATCCCAATTTAAAAAGGAAGGACTCATTTCTACTATTGGAAAACAAATTAAGATAGAAAATAAAGAAGGATTGAAACGAATTGAATAACTATAGAATTATAAGTTGAATTCGTTATTTGCAATCCTTTTATGTTATACTTCAATATGAAATTTAAACATCTGTGTTTGAGTTTTCTTTTACTCTAGTATATTTTATCAGAACAGGTATTATTTAAAAACAAGAGTAAGTTGTATTAAAAAAAGCCCCATATAGAGGCTCTCTTTTTAGTTTTTATAATTAATTAGGCGTGTATTTATATAAGAGAATATTACACTTCCCTACGTGTTGATCTAATAATTTCTCTTTTTTACCTGCAATTGTAACTGTACAAATCTCAAAATTTGGAGGAATTGCATTTTGACAGGAAACATTAATAAAGGCTGTACCGCACTTACCCGGTTGAGCTGCGTTTTGAATCCACCCTTCTGTAATTTTGCCAACATGTTCTGCATCGTTTTCAGCTGGAGCAAAAGCAACTGAAGTAGTGATAGCTAACATTAAAGTAAATACTGGTAAAACGATTTTAAAAATTTTAAAATTCATAACATATATATTAAAAAATTAACGACCTACTCTTTTCTACAGGTTTTCGGTCTTAGCCCTGACAGAAGTATCATTATAGGATACTGTTTTTTTAATTTTTTAGTATTGCCTTTGAGGTATTATAGTAGAAAAGGGGATTTCTTTACACGACATTTCTAATAAATTGATTACTAAATACCGTATAAAGTTGCAATATAAAACTTACCTCTAAAGGATAAATATTTGCTTAATAAGGATCTTAAGAGAAGTAGTTTTTAAAAAGTACCAATAAGTCATATTGTATATGACTAAAAAAGAGGATGAATTCTTTTGATTTTAATTTAGAATTCACCCTCTTTAAATTGTTTCTATGTAGGTAAGAGATCGTTACTGTTTTGCCGTTTCAGCTTCAATTTCTTTTACAGGAATTTCACCATCTATAGGTGCGTTTTCCTTTTTAAGATAAGTATCTAAAAACTTAAGAATACTGCTATAAGCTTTAATCTGGTTTTCTTTTTTCACAAAACCATGACCTTCATCTTCAAATAAAACGTATTCTACAGGTACTCCATTTTTACGAACTCCAGCAACGATTTCGTCTGATTCTACCTGTAAAACCCGAGGATCCTTAGCACCTTGTAAAACGATTAAAGGTTTGGTTACCTTATCGGTGTGGAATAAAGGCGATATTTTATGTAGTCTTATAGAGTCTGCTGTATGCGGATTTCCTAATTCTTTGTAAAGCGCATCTTTAAATGATTCCCACCATGGTGGAATACTTTTAAGTGTGCGTATCCAGTTTGTTACACCATATATATTAACCCCAACGGCAAATTCTTCTGGAGTATAGGTTAACGCAGCCATAGTCATGTATCCACCGTAAGACCCGCCCATAATACCAATTTTGCTAGCATCAATTTCGGGTTGTAAGGCTAACCATTTTTTACCTTCTACGCAATCTTGTAGGTCTTTTTCGCCATGGTTTAAATCATCCATTTGAAAAAATGTTTTACCATAACCACTGCTTCCACGGTTATTTACGGCTAGTATGGCATAACCATGATTAACCAGATATTGTACTAGAGATCTAAAGTTTTGTCTGCTTTGCCCTCCAGGTCCACCATGTACTAAAACCAAAGCTGGTACTTTATTTTTTACTGAAGCCTGATGCGGTAAATAATAAATAGAAGGAATTTCTACACCGTCAAAAGATTTATATCTAATTACTTTGGCAGTTACTAAGTGCTCTGCATCTATATCTTTATTAAGTACATCGGTTAATTGATGTTGCTCCTTGGTCGCAAGATTGTAAGTGAATAAATTCGATGGACTATTAGAACCTCCAACATACATGCGCATCATGGTTTCGTCTCTGGAAAAACCAACACTGGTAATGCTTCCATTTTTAAAATCTGGGAGTTCTATATTTTTACCAGAAGCCATATCCAATATTTCTATAACGTTTTTGGCATCTTCGTTTATATAACTAACCATGTACTTCTCGTTATGGGTAAAGTAAATACCAGTTATATCCCAAGATTTTTCTAAAACCTTTTGCCTTTCGCCGGTAGTGGCATTGTACTTCATAACATACGAGAATTCTGCGCCATCATCTGTAGTGTAATAAAGCGTTTCGTTGTTTAAAGAAAAATCCTGAGCAAAATTACTGCTTTGGTTTTCGTTAATTTTTGTGAGCGATTTATCAGTTCTGTTGTAAATAAAAATATCGCTGTCGTTTGTATTTATGGTTTTACTTAAAGCCAAAAGATTCTTGTCGCTGGAAATAGCATTAAGATTATAGCCTTCATCGTTTTGATAAATTAATTTAGAAGTCATATCCTCAATGTTCATTTCGTAAACATCCATAAAGCGCTTATCTCTTTTATTAGAACTATACGTAAAGCTTTTTCCATCGTGAGACCAGCCATTAAAGGATGCTCTTGCGCCTTCATCTGGTGTTAGTTCGGAGATCGAACCATCGGTATCTCGCATGTATAAATGAAAGATTTCATCACCATTTCCATCTGCTCTATATAACATACGTTCGTCGTTTGGAAAGTAAGAAATAGCAAAAACCGATGATGAGTCTGAAGCCGTAATAGGCGTAAAATCACCACCAGATGTAGGAACGGTGTACATATTATAAATTCCAGATCGATTGCTCGATATCAATAATTTTGATTTGTCTGGAGAAAAACTCCCTCCACCTACAGCTTCATTATCCATGAACTGTTCAATTGTGTACTCTTTTAAATTAAGAGCAA includes:
- a CDS encoding cbb3-type cytochrome c oxidase N-terminal domain-containing protein produces the protein MRKLIPSWIRVPIAFFFIFGVVEFFVDSGDKPAFIEYPIVLLFLFLVLLILIAIEAIVAALENIMIHKLDEEAKARFLAEKEKQYQFTWLSNIYKKLLGQKPLEEEGEIILDHNYDGIKELDNNLPPWWLYGFYISIIFAVIYLFKYHVFNGDNQFDELETELAEAREAIEAYKKTAKDLVDINTVTMLTDAADLNAGKKIFETTCVACHMADGGGGIGPNLTDQNWILGGGIKNVFRTVSEGGRSGKGMIAWKQQLKPLQIAQVSSYVLTLQGTTPANPKAPEGDVWVDENAPVQETNTTQTDSLATTAVN
- a CDS encoding CcoQ/FixQ family Cbb3-type cytochrome c oxidase assembly chaperone — encoded protein: MLKFVKNHMESISDVEIYPIISLLIFFIFFVALFWWVITAKKDYINTVSNIPLDNQNDDIS
- the ccoN gene encoding cytochrome-c oxidase, cbb3-type subunit I encodes the protein MEMQQFHYDNKIVKNFLYATMLWGVVGMLVGLLLAFMFLFPNLTDGISWLSFGRLRPLHTNAVIFAFVGNAIFAGVYYSTQRLLKARMFNDTLSKINFWGWQLIIVGAAITLPLGYTTSKEYAELEWPFDIAIAIVWVVFGWNLIGTILKRRQRHLYVAIWFYIATFVTVAVLHIFNSLELPVSALKSYSVYAGVQDALVQWWYGHNAVAFFLTTPFLGLMYYFVPKAANRPVYSYRLSIVHFWSLIFIYIWAGPHHLLYTALPEWAQNLGVAFSVMLLMPSWGGMINGLLTLRGAWDKVRTDPVLKFMVVAITGYGMATFEGPTLSLKNVNAIAHFTDWIIAHVHVGALAWNGFLTFGMIYYLVPKLFKTKLFSVGLANLHFWVGTLGIIMYALPMYVAGFTQASMWKQFNPDGTLTYGNFLETVTEIMPMYWMRAIGGTLFIIGMLIMVYNVIVTIKQGSKVENELAEAPALERVTKKRTASEGWHTWLERRPIQLTILATIAILIGGVVQIVPTIMVKSNIPTIASVKPYTPLELEGRDIYIREGCVGCHSQMIRPFRSEVERYGEYSKAGEYVYDHPFLWGSKRTGPDLHRLGGKYSDNWHFNHMYDPQSTSSGSIMPRYPWLITGPSSELDKSQTEAKMRTMVSLGVPYTEEDITTAQQNMLEQGTQIEKNLYTDPDFAETYEADKKYASENGENFVEMKNREIVALIAYLQRLGTDIKVETAQN
- the ccoS gene encoding cbb3-type cytochrome oxidase assembly protein CcoS; the protein is MSVIYILLAISIIVAVVFFIAFIMAVKKGQYDDSYTPSVRMLFEDELIKENSEKTILTKKD
- a CDS encoding heavy metal translocating P-type ATPase, with protein sequence MDNNTCFHCGLDATSSTITFDDKSFCCNGCKTVYEIFSVNDLTCYYDLQQAPGATPKDIEGKYNFLDNIKIVEQLLEFNNDDTQIVTLYIPHIHCSSCIWILENLNKLNPSVNSSIVNFGKKNVRVTYNSESLTLKNLVTLLSSIGYEPFISLDDYTVGKKHIDRSLIYKLGIAGFAFGNVMFLSFPEYFQVDGFWIEKYKHLFRWLMFFFSLPVVLYSAQDYFISAFKGLRSKILNIDVPIALGVLVLFIRSSTEIIFDAGSGFFDSLTGLIFFLLLGKFFQQKTYTFLSFERDYKSYFPIGITKITNEGTEEPIQVYDIEKGNRLLIRNEELIPVDCILIKGRARIDYSFVTGESKIVSKQSGDKLFAGGKQLDGSIEVDVLKSVEQSYLTQLWSNDVFKKDKELSFTNITNSISKRFTVTILVIALLATSFWLLTDSSKALNVFTSVLIIACPCAIALSAPFTFGNILRILGKKKFYLKNASVIEQLAKINTVIFDKTGTITANKETSINYEGTTLSLAEENLLKSTLRGSNHPLSRSLYNILDKHDIHTLDTYEEFLGKGIEAKYKDHNIKIGSAPFVGLANDTATLNTAVHVSTNNIYKGKFTFYNAYRQGISLLFNTLKKEYDLVILSGDNAGEKENLTKLLPTKTKLLFNQKPEDKLEYIKYHQNEGANILMVGDGLNDAGALAQSNVGIAISENVNVFSPACDAILDASKFNQLYNYIKISKSAINIIKWSFLLSFIYNIIGLYFAVTGQLAPVVAAILMPLSSISIVAFTTVTTNILGRKLE
- a CDS encoding Crp/Fnr family transcriptional regulator produces the protein MGKCESCIIKQFNSLKSLTKDELVRISNCKTSYTIKKGTVIFEEGDAVNGVYCVKDGICKLSKLSENGKDQIVKMVVKGQLLGQRSLVSDENSNLQATALNDMEVCFIPKHEIMADLQKNPKFSFDVLKDMAHDLREADDIIVNMAQKSVRQRLAEALIYIHDSFGVNPDGTLSVLLSREDFANIVGTATESAIRVLSQFKKEGLISTIGKQIKIENKEGLKRIE
- a CDS encoding DUF6520 family protein; this translates as MNFKIFKIVLPVFTLMLAITTSVAFAPAENDAEHVGKITEGWIQNAAQPGKCGTAFINVSCQNAIPPNFEICTVTIAGKKEKLLDQHVGKCNILLYKYTPN
- a CDS encoding S9 family peptidase produces the protein MNKLVTLVLLVLFVSCKKENKTEEVALNLKEYTIEQFMDNEAVGGGSFSPDKSKLLISSNRSGIYNMYTVPTSGGDFTPITASDSSSVFAISYFPNDERMLYRADGNGDEIFHLYMRDTDGSISELTPDEGARASFNGWSHDGKSFTYSSNKRDKRFMDVYEMNIEDMTSKLIYQNDEGYNLNAISSDKNLLALSKTINTNDSDIFIYNRTDKSLTKINENQSSNFAQDFSLNNETLYYTTDDGAEFSYVMKYNATTGERQKVLEKSWDITGIYFTHNEKYMVSYINEDAKNVIEILDMASGKNIELPDFKNGSITSVGFSRDETMMRMYVGGSNSPSNLFTYNLATKEQHQLTDVLNKDIDAEHLVTAKVIRYKSFDGVEIPSIYYLPHQASVKNKVPALVLVHGGPGGQSRQNFRSLVQYLVNHGYAILAVNNRGSSGYGKTFFQMDDLNHGEKDLQDCVEGKKWLALQPEIDASKIGIMGGSYGGYMTMAALTYTPEEFAVGVNIYGVTNWIRTLKSIPPWWESFKDALYKELGNPHTADSIRLHKISPLFHTDKVTKPLIVLQGAKDPRVLQVESDEIVAGVRKNGVPVEYVLFEDEGHGFVKKENQIKAYSSILKFLDTYLKKENAPIDGEIPVKEIEAETAKQ